In Finegoldia magna ATCC 53516, a genomic segment contains:
- a CDS encoding cell wall-binding repeat-containing protein: MFIKNLKKLTVAALAVVCMIPAGVSSANVENVSRIAGEDRIATSIEISKAMFNESDNVVLASGFNFADALSAGQLAAALNAPLILSNDQLDSRTSDEIAKLKPKNMYIVGGENALGSDIEESVKSVVNDINIERLKGNDRYETSVKVMEKTKEFVDAEYLLIASGKNFPDALSATSFMADHKALMVLSDGNSYPKSDLQEIAIGGVNQLPLNGFTGERIAGNDRYQTALAIARRSFENNENAILANSKVFADSLSAVSVAKNYKAPIILTDNENLTQSTKSYLENMNSVTIIGGEKSVSSNIFSNPTAEEVNEMKRLENEKKAREEQARKQRELELKKQEQAKKEASKPTKPNYIYQDGYGPVGEGRIKGNMNSMIYHLPGQRDYNKIKPSHIRYFRTEKEARAAGFRRALR, from the coding sequence ATGTTTATTAAAAATTTGAAAAAATTGACGGTAGCCGCATTGGCTGTTGTGTGTATGATTCCAGCTGGTGTGTCGAGCGCGAATGTTGAAAATGTGTCGAGAATTGCAGGAGAAGACAGGATTGCAACTTCTATTGAAATTTCAAAAGCGATGTTCAATGAATCGGATAATGTTGTGCTTGCTAGTGGATTTAACTTTGCGGATGCTTTGTCGGCGGGTCAACTTGCCGCGGCGTTAAATGCGCCACTTATTTTGTCAAATGATCAATTGGACAGTAGAACTAGCGATGAAATTGCTAAGTTAAAGCCAAAAAACATGTACATTGTTGGTGGCGAAAATGCGTTGGGCTCAGATATTGAAGAATCCGTAAAATCTGTTGTAAATGATATTAACATTGAAAGACTTAAAGGCAACGACAGATACGAAACTTCAGTGAAGGTTATGGAAAAAACTAAAGAGTTTGTCGATGCAGAATATTTATTGATAGCAAGTGGCAAAAACTTCCCTGATGCTCTTAGCGCTACTAGTTTCATGGCAGATCACAAGGCATTGATGGTTCTTAGTGATGGTAATTCTTATCCGAAATCCGATTTACAAGAAATCGCAATTGGTGGAGTTAACCAACTTCCTTTGAATGGTTTTACTGGTGAAAGAATTGCTGGAAATGACAGATACCAAACAGCGTTGGCTATAGCAAGACGTTCATTTGAAAATAATGAAAATGCTATATTGGCAAATTCAAAAGTTTTTGCAGATAGTTTGTCAGCAGTAAGCGTTGCTAAAAATTACAAGGCGCCTATTATTTTGACTGACAATGAAAATTTGACACAATCAACTAAGAGTTATCTAGAAAATATGAATTCTGTAACTATTATTGGTGGAGAAAAGTCTGTATCGAGCAATATATTTTCTAATCCTACTGCTGAAGAAGTAAATGAGATGAAAAGACTTGAAAATGAAAAAAAAGCCAGGGAAGAACAAGCTAGAAAGCAAAGGGAATTAGAACTTAAAAAGCAAGAACAAGCCAAAAAAGAAGCTTCAAAGCCAACAAAACCTAACTACATTTACCAAGATGGATACGGCCCTGTAGGCGAAGGCAGAATTAAAGGAAATATGAATTCGATGATTTATCATCTTCCTGGACAAAGAGACTACAACAAGATTAAACCAAGTCATATAAGATATTTTAGAACAGAAAAAGAAGCTCGTGCTGCAGGTTTCAGAAGAGCTTTAAGATAA
- a CDS encoding GNAT family N-acetyltransferase produces MITTERLTLEDFTLDDAFEIEQWGKHTDERLIDYNLSDLDDFEIKMWYRQKREMKTQKYFAIRDKSRKLVGYVGLKQYDKFTKTAFLGIVLDPNEMDKSYGEESIKALINIGFKVYGLDRIFLNVNNFNKRAIKCYEKCGFRKFCSYEEVFENQRLDTHDEEFDEFFIVKDGTIFSKNTTMAIDNKR; encoded by the coding sequence ATGATAACTACTGAGAGGTTAACGTTAGAAGATTTTACGTTGGACGATGCATTTGAAATCGAACAATGGGGAAAACACACAGACGAACGACTTATCGATTACAATTTGTCAGATTTGGACGATTTTGAAATAAAAATGTGGTATCGCCAAAAAAGAGAAATGAAAACTCAAAAATATTTTGCGATTAGGGACAAATCTCGCAAATTAGTAGGATATGTGGGTCTGAAACAATACGACAAGTTCACGAAAACAGCGTTTTTGGGTATTGTTTTGGATCCAAATGAAATGGACAAATCATACGGCGAAGAATCCATCAAAGCTTTGATTAACATTGGGTTTAAAGTTTACGGATTGGACAGGATTTTCTTGAATGTGAATAATTTCAACAAAAGAGCGATAAAATGCTACGAAAAATGTGGATTCAGGAAGTTTTGTAGTTACGAAGAAGTGTTCGAAAATCAAAGATTGGACACGCACGACGAAGAATTCGATGAATTTTTTATCGTCAAAGACGGTACGATTTTTTCGAAGAACACTACGATGGCGATTGATAATAAGAGGTGA
- a CDS encoding DUF2232 domain-containing protein produces the protein MRISLKALMIYVVSLFVFPFGFIVLPSYFIKLGLEKDNRLALISFGIFFVLSLLVSSPMIAIPIGLYIILVFYSILNLISAGFSDTQAITISFVGICAFVVLTNLLLKLNADMSIADVISTKLNDFMKVLSSVKMDEELMKTLTDLMNQSTKLIVKAVYAILGIIAFYSSVLNVYIPQKSKEHQFHDFRIDMKFTSAIVGLVLISGITYFVNRDLGNYLLYNLSIFGIYSYLLGGIALMFSYLKSLSTPFKVLTVLVSVAIQPFIYILAVLGALNSFKDLRKKENNARA, from the coding sequence ATGAGAATTTCATTAAAAGCTCTGATGATTTATGTTGTGAGCTTGTTTGTATTTCCATTTGGATTTATTGTGTTGCCTTCTTATTTTATTAAGTTAGGATTGGAAAAAGATAACAGACTGGCTCTGATATCTTTCGGGATATTTTTTGTGTTGAGTTTGCTTGTGTCAAGCCCTATGATTGCGATTCCTATCGGATTGTACATAATTTTAGTGTTTTATTCGATTTTGAATTTAATAAGTGCGGGATTTTCTGACACACAAGCTATAACGATTAGTTTTGTGGGGATATGTGCGTTCGTTGTGTTGACGAATTTGCTTTTGAAATTAAACGCGGATATGTCGATTGCAGATGTGATTAGTACGAAGTTGAATGACTTCATGAAGGTTTTGAGTTCTGTGAAGATGGACGAAGAATTGATGAAGACTTTGACGGATTTGATGAATCAATCAACTAAGCTTATTGTAAAAGCTGTGTATGCGATTTTGGGAATTATCGCTTTTTACTCAAGTGTGTTGAATGTGTATATTCCACAAAAATCTAAGGAACATCAATTTCACGATTTCAGAATAGATATGAAATTCACAAGCGCAATTGTTGGATTGGTGTTGATTTCGGGAATAACTTATTTTGTGAACAGAGATTTGGGAAATTATTTGTTGTATAATTTGTCGATTTTCGGAATTTATTCATACTTATTGGGTGGGATTGCTTTGATGTTTTCATATTTGAAATCATTGTCGACGCCATTTAAGGTGTTGACTGTGTTGGTTTCTGTTGCAATTCAACCGTTTATTTATATTTTGGCAGTCTTGGGAGCTTTGAACAGCTTCAAGGATTTGAGAAAGAAGGAAAACAATGCAAGAGCTTAA
- a CDS encoding TetR/AcrR family transcriptional regulator: protein MPKQTFYNLSEDKKNLIDKVLKDEFSSKPFKDCNVKNIVDRLSIARGSFYQYFDDLKDSYFYILDKETKDVHLLFMSVLRQNNNDVLKALDVFGDEVCDLIFEDGEYDLYKFRYLYWNSELEDSWKAKKKEYYEIFQNDTGGNKLELVYFMKATVHSLIERNFKEGWSRDIFLQKYRLHINWLKEGIKNEDF from the coding sequence ATGCCGAAGCAAACTTTTTATAATTTGAGTGAAGATAAGAAAAATTTGATTGATAAGGTTCTGAAAGACGAGTTTTCCTCGAAGCCGTTCAAAGATTGCAATGTAAAAAATATTGTGGATAGGTTGTCGATTGCACGCGGAAGTTTCTATCAATATTTTGATGATTTAAAGGATAGCTACTTCTACATTTTGGATAAGGAAACGAAGGATGTTCATTTGCTTTTTATGTCTGTGCTAAGGCAAAATAACAATGATGTGTTGAAGGCGTTGGATGTGTTTGGCGATGAGGTATGTGATCTGATTTTTGAAGATGGAGAGTATGATTTGTACAAGTTTAGGTATTTGTATTGGAATAGCGAGTTGGAAGATAGCTGGAAGGCTAAGAAGAAGGAATATTATGAGATTTTTCAAAATGATACGGGAGGTAATAAGCTGGAGCTTGTGTATTTTATGAAGGCTACTGTTCACAGTTTGATTGAGAGAAATTTCAAGGAAGGTTGGTCTAGGGATATTTTTCTACAAAAGTATCGTCTGCATATTAATTGGTTAAAGGAAGGGATCAAAAATGAAGATTTTTGA
- a CDS encoding ATP cone domain-containing protein — MNDLTKLLFDYFKDNDIDPNKVANMIEDAKINVLDEMFGEEGEWVLKKLGNVESFDKEKIFHSIAQTSDSAGAKMNSSDVNIIVEDVLKKMKSIKRNVYPTKEIRGYVEEALEEEGYKKVLEEYKNN, encoded by the coding sequence ATGAACGATTTAACAAAATTGTTGTTTGATTATTTTAAGGATAACGATATAGACCCAAACAAAGTTGCAAATATGATTGAAGATGCAAAAATCAATGTGCTTGATGAAATGTTCGGAGAAGAAGGAGAATGGGTGCTAAAAAAACTTGGCAATGTTGAAAGCTTTGACAAGGAAAAAATCTTCCATTCAATAGCCCAAACATCCGATTCTGCTGGAGCAAAGATGAACTCTTCTGATGTGAACATTATCGTTGAAGATGTTTTGAAGAAAATGAAATCCATCAAGAGAAACGTATATCCAACAAAAGAAATCAGAGGATATGTTGAAGAAGCATTGGAAGAAGAAGGCTACAAAAAAGTATTGGAAGAATATAAAAACAACTAA
- a CDS encoding cell wall-binding repeat-containing protein: MNTKILKKVLASTLAISMVLPIGVANADKQNTQQETKSQQVTRISGKDRITTSVEISKSAYTTSENVVLASGFNFADALSAGQLASALDAPLLLSSQNKLDSQTKSEIQRLKAKKVYVVGGDNAISKNGIDTTLKSENIDVTRLEGQDRYSTSQKVMEKTKEIINPEYLLIASGKNFPDALAATSFFVNHKSVMVLSDGLTYPQSNLQEIAIGGVNQLPLKGFNGKRVSGKDRYETALQIAKLSFDKNNNAILASGQVFADSLSAVSLTKKHNAPIILTQSNYLTENAKKYLNDKNVLIVGGEKTVVNDILTRKKPAVKKEDKNLHTKTGEYSSTLIQQKLSKSESRNYNQAYDVKIKGDYLIVSGHMKYVKDINSFSGGNPIGESATHTFKITNKTEFTGNSGQARTSYYTPEGFIKYYNRVGNVGLALSIIVENGVVTKVGIYS, from the coding sequence ATGAACACGAAAATTTTGAAAAAAGTTTTGGCATCAACGCTTGCGATTTCTATGGTACTACCAATTGGCGTTGCAAATGCTGACAAACAAAACACGCAACAAGAAACGAAATCGCAACAAGTTACAAGAATTTCTGGCAAGGATAGAATCACAACATCTGTAGAAATATCCAAATCAGCATACACTACATCAGAAAATGTCGTACTTGCGAGTGGATTCAACTTCGCAGATGCACTATCAGCAGGACAATTAGCATCAGCACTTGACGCGCCACTTTTATTATCATCACAAAATAAACTTGATTCACAAACAAAAAGCGAAATCCAACGTTTGAAAGCGAAGAAAGTTTATGTTGTAGGTGGAGACAATGCAATCAGCAAAAATGGAATTGACACAACATTAAAATCAGAAAACATTGACGTAACAAGACTTGAAGGACAAGACAGATATTCAACATCCCAAAAAGTAATGGAAAAAACAAAAGAAATCATCAACCCAGAATATTTGTTGATAGCAAGTGGCAAGAACTTTCCGGATGCACTAGCAGCGACATCATTTTTTGTAAATCACAAATCAGTAATGGTATTAAGTGACGGGCTAACTTATCCACAATCAAATCTACAAGAAATCGCAATCGGTGGAGTTAACCAACTACCACTAAAAGGCTTTAATGGAAAAAGAGTTTCTGGAAAAGACAGATACGAAACAGCACTACAAATCGCAAAACTTTCATTCGACAAGAATAACAACGCAATCCTTGCAAGTGGACAAGTATTCGCAGATAGCTTGTCAGCAGTAAGCTTAACTAAAAAACACAACGCACCAATCATACTTACACAATCAAATTATTTGACAGAAAATGCCAAGAAGTATTTGAACGACAAGAACGTGTTAATAGTCGGTGGAGAAAAGACCGTTGTGAATGATATTTTGACTAGGAAAAAACCTGCTGTAAAGAAAGAAGACAAGAATTTACACACAAAAACTGGAGAATATTCTTCAACACTAATACAGCAAAAACTATCAAAATCAGAATCGAGAAATTATAACCAAGCTTACGATGTTAAAATCAAGGGTGATTATCTGATAGTTTCTGGACATATGAAATACGTTAAAGACATCAATTCTTTTTCTGGCGGTAATCCTATAGGTGAAAGTGCAACTCATACTTTTAAAATTACAAACAAAACAGAGTTTACAGGAAACAGTGGACAAGCTCGTACAAGTTATTACACACCAGAAGGTTTTATCAAATACTATAATAGAGTTGGTAATGTAGGATTGGCACTATCTATTATTGTTGAAAATGGAGTAGTTACAAAAGTTGGAATATATTCATAA
- the tuf gene encoding elongation factor Tu, protein MSKAKFERNKPHVNIGTIGHVDHGKTTLTAAITLVLNKRMGSGEFVDYANIDKAPEERERGITINTSHVEYETEKRHYAHVDCPGHADYVKNMITGAAQMDGAILVVSAADGPMPQTREHILLARQVGVPKIAVFLNKEDQVDDPELIELVEMEVRDLLNEYEYEGDDTPIVVGSALKALEDPDGEWGDKIMKLMEEVDEWIPSPVRDVDHPFLMPVEDIFTITGRGTVATGRVERGKVKVGDNVEIVGLTEEKRTVVVTGVEMFRKQLDEAEAGDNIGALLRGVQREDIERGQVLAAPGTIHPHTKFEAEVYVLTKDEGGRHTPFFSGYRPQFYFRTTDVTGNIELEEGVEMVMPGDNAKFIIELITPIAIEEGLRFAIREGGRTVGAGVVSKIIE, encoded by the coding sequence ATGAGTAAAGCTAAATTTGAAAGAAATAAACCACACGTAAACATTGGTACAATCGGTCACGTTGACCACGGTAAAACAACTTTAACTGCAGCAATCACACTTGTATTAAACAAGAGAATGGGCTCAGGAGAATTCGTAGACTACGCTAACATCGACAAAGCACCAGAAGAAAGAGAAAGAGGAATCACAATCAACACTTCTCACGTAGAATATGAAACAGAAAAAAGACACTACGCACACGTAGACTGTCCAGGCCACGCTGACTACGTTAAAAACATGATCACAGGAGCAGCACAAATGGACGGAGCAATCCTAGTAGTAAGTGCAGCAGACGGTCCAATGCCACAAACAAGAGAACACATCTTGTTAGCTAGACAAGTAGGCGTACCAAAAATCGCAGTATTCTTAAACAAAGAAGACCAAGTAGACGATCCAGAACTAATCGAATTAGTTGAAATGGAAGTACGTGATCTATTAAACGAATACGAATACGAAGGAGACGACACACCAATCGTAGTAGGATCAGCATTAAAAGCATTAGAAGATCCAGACGGAGAATGGGGAGACAAAATCATGAAATTGATGGAAGAAGTAGACGAATGGATTCCATCACCAGTAAGAGACGTAGACCACCCATTCCTAATGCCAGTAGAAGACATCTTCACAATCACAGGACGTGGAACAGTAGCTACAGGTAGAGTAGAAAGAGGAAAAGTAAAAGTTGGTGACAACGTAGAAATCGTAGGACTAACTGAAGAAAAAAGAACAGTAGTAGTAACAGGTGTAGAAATGTTCAGAAAACAACTTGACGAAGCAGAAGCAGGGGACAACATCGGAGCATTACTAAGAGGTGTACAAAGAGAAGACATCGAAAGAGGACAAGTACTAGCAGCACCTGGAACAATCCACCCACACACAAAATTTGAAGCAGAAGTATACGTATTAACAAAAGACGAAGGTGGAAGACACACACCATTCTTCTCAGGATACAGACCACAATTCTACTTCAGAACAACAGATGTAACAGGAAACATCGAACTAGAAGAAGGCGTAGAAATGGTAATGCCAGGAGATAACGCAAAATTCATAATCGAATTAATCACTCCAATCGCAATCGAAGAAGGATTAAGATTTGCCATCAGAGAAGGCGGAAGAACAGTAGGAGCAGGCGTTGTTTCTAAAATTATAGAATAA
- the rplI gene encoding 50S ribosomal protein L9, whose translation MKVILTSDVDKLGKAGEMVNAKTGFARNFLLPNKLAVQATKENIKIWEEKQAELRAIERENIKNANELKEKIENIKVKIIAKTGEGDRLFGSITSMDIEKALKEQHSLDVDKKKIEMKDNIKSLGTFNVVVKVYPDINANLEVIVDKE comes from the coding sequence ATGAAAGTTATATTGACTAGTGATGTAGATAAGTTGGGAAAAGCTGGCGAAATGGTTAATGCAAAGACTGGCTTTGCGAGAAATTTCCTACTACCAAATAAATTAGCAGTACAAGCTACAAAAGAAAATATAAAAATTTGGGAAGAAAAACAAGCAGAACTAAGAGCGATTGAAAGAGAAAATATCAAAAACGCTAATGAATTAAAAGAAAAAATCGAAAATATAAAAGTTAAGATTATCGCCAAAACAGGTGAAGGCGACAGACTTTTCGGTTCAATCACTTCAATGGATATCGAAAAAGCATTAAAGGAGCAACACAGTTTGGATGTTGACAAGAAAAAAATCGAAATGAAAGACAACATCAAATCTTTGGGAACATTTAATGTTGTAGTTAAGGTATATCCTGATATTAACGCTAACTTAGAAGTAATTGTAGACAAGGAATAA
- a CDS encoding DHH family phosphoesterase: MQELKYSLKHLIVEAVLLVILSAILFYFQNIIGTLAFIASAFMIVDQYTYINKKNKRVEDKIINLNNEFTDITKNAVFKVPFPLLIINDKNKISWFNTYFKDLADDEIEIFNNEIEKILDLKTVKDDEDHLDYYETQVDGKYYRFYPVTIKDSEDKDLTLLYGIDNTAFMDVVTLLDEKRLGLVDIFIDNYDEARNSIKEEERTRVFSDVENIMQDFAREHNAFIRKYESDKFVMIVEKHELENIMQQKFSVLDMIKDIKNTNNVPVTLSIGASIIGDNPYEIHEKSRSCLDVALGRGGDQAVVDTGELKYFGGKNKAVEKRNKVKARVVSHALKKLIEQSSNVFIMGHKNPDMDSIGSCLGMLEACKINNKECYIILNEVGPQIENIYNAVFEEKPDYKKYFVKNAFAKENCNSNSLVIICDNHRRNSVECQEIMDISKNIVVIDHHRRSSDYIKETSLTYLEPYASSASEMVTEVLFYMTEKLEIPKVVAEALLAGITVDTKNFFYQTGVRTFEAASILKRQGADSVKVKKLFKDDERTIKLKSDVIASSKMYKNNIAIGRLEEEVDESILVAAQSADDLLNILGVEASFVLAKIKDKIHVSARSLGKISVQLILEKVGGGGHLTSAGAQLECSMDEAEEKIKQAIDEYIKEDTDESYID; the protein is encoded by the coding sequence ATGCAAGAGCTTAAATATTCACTGAAACATTTGATTGTGGAAGCAGTTTTGTTGGTGATACTTTCTGCGATTTTGTTTTATTTTCAAAATATCATAGGAACGTTGGCTTTTATCGCTTCGGCTTTTATGATTGTGGATCAATACACATACATCAACAAGAAAAACAAAAGGGTTGAGGACAAGATTATTAATCTTAACAACGAGTTTACAGATATTACTAAGAATGCTGTGTTCAAGGTTCCTTTTCCACTTTTGATTATCAACGATAAGAACAAAATCAGCTGGTTTAACACTTATTTTAAGGATTTGGCTGATGATGAGATTGAGATTTTTAACAATGAAATCGAAAAAATTCTGGATTTGAAGACTGTAAAAGACGACGAAGACCACTTGGATTATTACGAAACGCAAGTTGACGGCAAGTACTACAGATTTTATCCAGTGACGATAAAAGACAGTGAAGACAAGGATTTGACTTTGCTTTACGGTATCGACAACACTGCTTTTATGGATGTTGTGACGCTTTTGGACGAAAAAAGACTGGGACTTGTGGATATTTTCATCGACAATTACGACGAAGCGCGTAACAGCATCAAAGAAGAGGAAAGAACGAGGGTGTTTTCTGATGTGGAAAATATTATGCAAGATTTTGCCAGAGAACACAACGCGTTTATTAGAAAATACGAATCGGATAAATTCGTGATGATTGTCGAAAAGCACGAGCTTGAAAATATTATGCAACAAAAATTTTCGGTGTTGGATATGATTAAGGATATCAAGAATACTAACAATGTTCCCGTTACTTTGAGTATTGGGGCGTCGATTATTGGCGATAATCCTTACGAAATTCACGAAAAATCCAGATCATGCTTGGATGTTGCATTAGGTCGTGGTGGAGACCAAGCGGTGGTCGACACGGGCGAATTGAAATATTTCGGCGGCAAGAACAAGGCTGTTGAAAAACGTAACAAGGTTAAGGCAAGGGTTGTGTCACATGCGTTGAAGAAGCTTATCGAACAAAGCTCGAATGTGTTTATTATGGGACACAAAAACCCAGACATGGATTCTATCGGGTCTTGTTTGGGAATGTTAGAAGCGTGCAAGATTAACAACAAGGAATGCTACATTATTTTGAATGAGGTTGGTCCTCAAATCGAAAATATTTACAATGCGGTTTTTGAAGAAAAACCAGATTACAAGAAATATTTTGTGAAGAATGCATTTGCGAAGGAAAATTGCAACAGCAATAGTTTGGTGATTATTTGCGACAATCACAGGAGAAACTCTGTTGAGTGCCAAGAAATCATGGATATTTCTAAAAACATCGTTGTTATCGATCACCACAGAAGAAGTTCCGATTATATCAAGGAAACTTCGTTGACTTATTTGGAGCCTTACGCATCCAGTGCGTCTGAAATGGTGACGGAAGTGTTGTTCTATATGACAGAAAAGCTAGAAATACCAAAGGTTGTAGCAGAGGCATTACTTGCTGGAATAACTGTGGATACGAAGAATTTCTTCTATCAAACAGGTGTTAGAACTTTTGAAGCGGCATCTATTTTGAAAAGACAAGGCGCAGACAGTGTCAAAGTTAAGAAACTTTTCAAGGACGATGAGAGAACTATCAAACTCAAATCAGATGTTATCGCTTCATCGAAAATGTACAAGAACAATATCGCCATCGGAAGATTGGAAGAAGAAGTGGACGAATCCATTTTGGTTGCGGCACAATCAGCAGATGATTTGCTCAACATTTTGGGAGTGGAAGCTTCGTTTGTGTTGGCGAAAATAAAAGATAAAATCCATGTTAGTGCGAGAAGTTTGGGCAAGATTTCCGTGCAATTGATTTTGGAAAAAGTCGGAGGCGGAGGTCACCTTACAAGTGCAGGTGCGCAACTAGAATGCAGCATGGATGAAGCAGAAGAAAAGATAAAACAAGCAATTGATGAATATATCAAGGAGGATACGGATGAAAGTTATATTGACTAG
- the dnaB gene encoding replicative DNA helicase, giving the protein MENQQNIMPCDLEAERSVIGAMIIDERAVDDAAEIVEPIDFYSTKYQEIYKAILQVIDEKKPVDYITLEDKLKSNNMYEIIGGIDELISISEAVGSAVNVKYYADIIKSKAIIRNLMRVSQDVIDMSIANNSVGEVLEYAESNIFKISQNRNHQDLVPIQEMLEPTLARIGEMSMTQGQLTGVTTGLIDLDRQLSGLQNSDLILLAARPAMGKTSLALNIAYKASVEHQVAIFSLEMSKMQLTQRLLSALSNINLSELVSGKITEWTNLGQAAQLLAESNMHVDDTSSISLNELRSKCRKLKARGQLDLVIIDYLQLMTTNSRSENRQQEISTISRGLKGLAKELNCPILALSQLSRAPDQRPNHRPVMSDLRESGAIEQDADVVLMLYRDDYYDPETDKPNIAEIIVAKHRNGPTGTVDTLFDKEHTKFMDLDKQMPDVGAFDK; this is encoded by the coding sequence ATGGAAAATCAACAAAATATTATGCCGTGCGATTTGGAAGCTGAGAGAAGTGTAATCGGTGCGATGATAATCGACGAGAGAGCTGTGGATGATGCGGCAGAAATCGTGGAGCCGATAGATTTTTATTCTACGAAATACCAAGAAATCTACAAGGCGATTTTGCAAGTAATCGACGAGAAAAAGCCTGTGGATTACATTACATTGGAAGACAAATTAAAATCCAATAATATGTACGAAATTATCGGCGGGATTGATGAGCTTATCAGCATTTCAGAAGCTGTAGGAAGTGCTGTGAATGTAAAATACTACGCAGATATTATAAAAAGCAAGGCAATTATCAGGAATTTGATGCGCGTGTCACAAGATGTCATTGATATGTCCATTGCCAACAATTCCGTTGGTGAAGTTTTAGAATACGCTGAGAGTAATATTTTCAAAATCAGTCAGAACCGAAACCACCAAGATTTGGTTCCAATCCAAGAAATGTTGGAGCCAACTCTTGCACGAATTGGCGAAATGAGTATGACCCAAGGACAATTAACCGGCGTTACGACTGGGTTGATTGATTTGGATAGACAACTTTCAGGTCTTCAAAACTCAGATTTGATTTTACTTGCAGCGCGTCCTGCAATGGGTAAAACATCACTTGCGCTTAACATTGCATACAAGGCTAGTGTTGAACATCAAGTTGCGATTTTCTCTCTTGAAATGAGTAAGATGCAATTGACTCAAAGATTATTGTCTGCTCTTAGTAACATTAATTTGTCGGAACTTGTGTCTGGTAAAATTACTGAGTGGACAAATCTCGGACAAGCAGCACAATTATTAGCAGAAAGTAATATGCATGTCGATGATACTTCGTCGATTTCGCTTAATGAGCTTCGTTCCAAATGCAGAAAATTAAAAGCACGTGGACAATTGGATTTGGTGATTATAGATTATTTGCAACTTATGACTACCAATTCCAGAAGTGAGAACAGACAACAAGAAATCTCCACGATTTCAAGAGGACTCAAAGGTTTGGCGAAGGAATTAAATTGCCCGATTCTAGCGTTGAGTCAGTTGTCACGTGCGCCTGACCAAAGACCGAACCACAGACCGGTCATGAGTGACCTTCGTGAATCTGGGGCGATAGAACAAGACGCGGACGTTGTGTTGATGTTGTATCGTGATGATTATTACGATCCTGAAACTGACAAGCCAAACATCGCGGAAATTATCGTCGCAAAACACAGAAACGGTCCAACGGGAACTGTGGATACTTTATTCGACAAGGAACACACGAAGTTTATGGATTTGGACAAGCAAATGCCCGATGTAGGAGCGTTTGACAAATGA
- the tnpA gene encoding IS200/IS605 family transposase: MNDKHSLSHTKWNCKYHIVFAPKYRRKEFYGSKRLEIGQILRELCSWKEVNIIEAEVCPDHIHMLVEIPPKLSVSSFMGFLKGKSSIMIYERWGSLKYKYRGRQFWCRGYYVDTAGKNAKAIQEYIQNQLKQDQLSEQLTFDVVDPFKG, encoded by the coding sequence ATAAATGACAAACATAGTTTATCACATACAAAATGGAACTGTAAATACCATATAGTATTTGCACCGAAATATAGGAGAAAAGAATTTTACGGAAGCAAAAGATTAGAAATAGGACAAATACTTCGAGAATTATGTAGCTGGAAAGAAGTAAACATAATAGAAGCTGAAGTATGCCCAGATCATATTCATATGTTAGTAGAAATACCACCGAAACTATCAGTATCAAGTTTTATGGGATTTTTAAAAGGAAAGAGTAGCATAATGATATATGAAAGATGGGGAAGCTTAAAATATAAATACAGAGGAAGACAGTTTTGGTGTAGAGGATATTATGTAGACACAGCAGGTAAAAATGCAAAAGCAATCCAAGAATATATCCAAAACCAATTAAAACAAGACCAGTTAAGTGAACAACTAACATTTGATGTAGTTGACCCTTTTAAAGGGTAG